The genomic interval CTCAAGCTCACACACGTACATGAGGTGATCCTCTGGGGATTTTCCATGCGTTTTGCTGAGATGCAGCTTGACTGCGTGCTTGCTTGCAAAAGTCCGGTTGCAAAGCTTACACTGATAGGACGTACCGCTCTCTTCCTCCGGGGAGGAGGCGGCAGTGATGAGTTTTTCTGAGTGGCTTTTTGTCTGTGTGATCTGGCTGTTGATCTGGTCACTAGACAGTTTGGACAAGTCCCGCAACCTAAAGCCCAGATGCGACTCTAGATGGTTGATGTAGGTTGAAGGGGTGCGGATTTGTGAAGCACAGTCATTGCAGAAAAACACTGGGTGACCTGAATCTAGGTTCTTTAGGAATTTTGTTCCACCTGTCCTTCTCAACTGATACTTCACATTGGCTAACCAGTGGCTGATGGTGGTCATAGAGAGACCTGTGAACCTGGAGATGTGCATTCTCTCCTGAGGACTGAGGTCAGACATGATATACTTTCCATCTGAAGTCTGTCTCAAGCTGGCAGCAAACTGGGCTTGGAGGATGAGCAAATGCTGGGGGTTCCAGTTCGACTGACGACCCTTACGTTTCTGGGCTGGAGAGACCTCCTCTGGCTCTTCGATGATAGTGCCATCTACATCTGACTTCTCAGACAGGCTTGTAGGTGTAGAAGATTTTGATGTGTGACTTTCTGTCAGATTCCTCAGCATATCAGAGATATCTGACAAGGCATTCTCGCGTAGCGGAGAGTTTGACATGAATGACATGACTGCAGATGTCTTTGCTGTTGTCACTGCAGATGAAGGAGAAGCAGAAGACGTCGATGTAGATGACAAAAGCGCTGAACCTAAAGAGCAGCTTTTGTCACTCTTGCCTTTCGTCAAATCTATAGGCTGGTCGTTGTTGACATGATAGAAATAACGGTCCAAGTGCTCGTTTTTTTTGGTCTGCATGGGTGGGGTAGCAACGGCAGCTTTTTCTGCTAAGCTGTTGCTCATTTTAAACAGCATGCTCATAGGGTCCAGAGCAGGCAGTGACGGTTTAGCAGCCTTGCCAAGGTGGACATTCATTACTGACTGAAGCGCACTTAAAGGGTTAACAAAAGGTTGCTCTGGAGGGTGGTCTGTGATGATGGCAGTGCTATTACATAAACTAACGGCAGTCATTTTAACAGGCTCGGTCCCATTCTCAACTGAATCTTTTGtagatatttcagtgttcatgTCTTTGTGTTTGCCAATGACACTTTCAGGGCTTTTTGCACAGGTTTCATTGGGTGAGTCACATGTTATGCGATCGCCAGGCTCGCTGCTACAAGGAGAAGGTGTCATCCCCCTTAGTGGTGATGATTTTACCTCTGGCTCCTTCATTTTCTCCTCCACTTTGGccactttttctgtaacttttttcACAAGCTCCTCCATTGCATGGAAATTGTTTTTTGGCAGAGGAGAATTCTGACTGCTGGGTGGGGACACTAAGGGTTGGCTTTTGGTCGGAGACAGAAGCTCACTACCTGTAAACAAGCACTTTAATGGAGAGCTTTTCCCAGAGGAGCCTAAAGACAGCTTCATAATGTTTGGAAGTTGATAGGCAGCATGAATGCTAGGGTAACCTCCCCAGCTAGGGGCTCCATTCTGTGCTTTGTTGATTGCAGATGTGACTGTGTTTTCCAGTGACTTAAGGATATCAAAACCACCTTTAGGACTCTCCTCAAGATCCTCCTCGGTAAGGTAGTTGTATTTTGATGAGACATCAAACTTCTCTTCTTCCTCATCCTGCTTGTccttttctttactcttttccACACTACAGTCTTCTTCCTTCtcctcttttttaatttcaacacacaGTTTAGGGGAAATGCTAGATGGAGTGGCAGCAGGAGGGGTGAAGGTTGTGGCTGCTAAAGGTACTgactgcactttttcttctactgGAGTGACAGCCACTGGAGTTATGGGTACTTCAACGATGGGTTTCCCTTTTTTGATTGCTGAGTTGGTCACTTTAATGAAATGCCCAGTAACCATCATATgagcagtcagttcttgaagtgTATCATGAGAACTACCACACTCCATACATTTTAGAATCTGCGATTTACGAGATTCAAACTGCCAAGCATAGCTGGCACCATTCTGGTGGCCATACCGATTGTTTGGAGTGATGTAAGGGTTGGACGCTTTCTGAAAAACATCATTCGGGTCAGACAGGGATGGCTTAGGTGTCCCTGCCGAAGAATCCGGAGAGCTTGGAAGGTCAAGCTCAATGGGTGCTCTTTTCCGTGTGGAGGATATAATTTTTGCTGCCACAGGGGTTACAGGCTCTTTTAGAGGCACTTTCTGGTAGTGTTTTGTCTTGATCATATGAACGCTAAGGTCTTGCAAAGATTCAAAGGAATGTCCACAGTACATACACTTCAAAACTTTCTGTGCATCTTCTTTCCCTTCCATCTCCAGCAGAGAACGTTTCCTGGGCTTGGACCAGCGTTTAGGATTGTTGTTATCTGTCTCATGGTTATCGTCACGATAATGTCctgtttcattcatatgaacggTTAGTTCAACCAGAGTGTCATAGGCTGCACTGCAGTCCTTGCAGCGGAATTTGCTGGCCCCAGTAAAAATGGAGCCGTAAAGCTTGTTGCTTTGTCGGTAAAGCTGGACTGTACTGAAAAGGCTGGGTTCTGGGTGAAGCCTGTTCTGAGACACCTGTTGCAATGTCTTAGCTATGGCAGACTGATGCCAGTCAAAACTGCTGCCACcacaactgctgctgctgctgctactgctgctactactactgccCTGTGGCTTTTCGTTTGAAGTCTGACTGAGATTTAGGTTAAGGGTTGACCAGTAAGAGTTGGTTAAAAAGCTATTGTAGATTGCTTTCATTTGTTCCAAGCTGTCTGGGACGCTAGTTTCTTCATTCTGCACGGGTGTTTCTTTGATTTCCTCCTCATTTTTTACTGAGGCACTCTCAAAGTCTGACATGCGGTCACTAGCCTCACTAAGGTGagattcactgtccatttcatgGCTGGAAAACTCTGCTACTGGGGAATCTTGGTAGCTTTGCTTATCTTTAGGAAATTCTTTTTCAGCACACATAAACTTGACTGGTGGTTCTTCGTCCACAGCCAACTCATCTGGATCGACATCTTCATCTACCAGAGCTGCTGCCTTTAGCTCATCCGGAACATAggctgaaaaaaattaagaaacaaacCGTGTTAATATATAGCAAGTGACTTGAGCCCTCACaatttttaaatgtacaattCATAAACTGAAATGCCAAGGACTAAACCacgattaaaaatgcaaaaacaaaaagacacacaaCAGTACATTTAATTAGCCTTGTTCAAATGATACTAAATATAATTCATAACACTTGTAAAACTGAGCTAAAATCTTAATCCATCCCACTAATCAAAAGGCTGCCTCATTCAAGGTTAGCAGCTTCTCTTGGAAGGTTTATCCTTGCGAAGTAGCATAaagtttagtgattttttttttcttttgcagaaaaaaaacctCTCTTCAAACATAATTTGCCACCTTATTCTTCTCAAGGGGCAACAGcttgaaattaaaactaaatttgaAATTAATGAAGCACATTCTGGAGGTGGCATTCATTTCTAAAGTAATAAATTACTTGTATCAACCTCAGAGACAGCAGTTCCTGTCTGTCAATTAATATGTCTTATGCTTCTCCTACCTCTAATGCATTTCTTAACAGACAGATTCACAATTTAAATTAAGCATGCATTTTCACTCATTACACTTCTTGAGCtcaatttttttgtataaaacgAATGTATATAAATTTCAGTAACAAATATGCCGACCATATGCATTTGCatcaattacaaaaattaaaatatttctatttctcttctgttcttgtattaattcatttatattttccatGGAAACACAAATGACTCTAAAGGACTTAATGACTATTTACCTTTCCTTTTACAACTGCTAGCTGACAAACATTTGATTCATTCAAATTAAAGCCCTTCTACAGCAGAAGCCCCATTAAATAAAGCCCAGCATGTCTGGGAGCAGTTGTagaatgacattaaaaatgctatcCAAGacaccattttatatatattatcattCTATCCtgccattttctgaatttgttttttttctttcattacagGCCTGGTGGGAGCCAAAGCCTATTTTGGCAGCATTGCTTGAAATGAAGGAGAGGAATCAGAATAAGACGGTACTCCATTGCAAGGCTCATTCATACATAAAAGTCAACTTATTCATAGTGGGCCAGTTTAGAGACACCAATTAATCTAATATCTTTGTGATGTGTCAGAAACCTAGAGAACAACCATGAAGACATTGGAATAAAGGCACTGACCGTTGCTATGAGTCTGTTAGACAGCATTACTAATCACTGTTGCACCATTATGCTTGTTTGCATAGCTATAAATATTCTCCATTTGGACCAACGGCAAATTAAGTGGATTGTCCAGGGACACACAGAAAGATTGGGTCTGAAAGAATCCAGAAACCTTATGGTTTACAGTCCAACACCCTAGTCGCTAGCCCGTGCTATACAGACAGTGAAGCTATTTTAAACCAATGAGATAGGATACAATTAATAACTTTAGTTACAGAGATTGATGCCTTTGCTATGCATGATATTGAGTAGCATAGCACAACCTCCTTCATATATTTTCCAACTGTAATcaatattcatataaaatgtaCAGCAGGATCGAAAGATATTTTTGATAGTCTGCATATCTGCTCAGTACCAGTCATCACCATATATTGAGCATGCTTGTGCACACAAgcatatacaatacagtatatacaacataCTTACtgaggacatacagtatgtgtattgttgcattatataagaaaatatattttaatatattttgaattgCTAAATATTAATTTGCTTCAGAAACTAATACTGCCTATCTGATCAACTCTTCCTGATTGCCATATATTTAAATacgtaaaaacaaaacacactgaagAAATATCTATTGTCAACAGATAAAGATCATTGAAAGACTTTTTGATAGATGATGGACTAGTCATCACTGAAACAGACCTGAAACAGGAGTCTACAGTCATGATAAAGAAAATGCATCAgtgtatgttttaaatgtttttaaagctttcaGCTTGTCTATTACATTGTTGACATAACCCTTAATCTGGGTTAGACTAGCTTGGATAACTGGTGGATGCATGGATGAATGAGCATTCTATCTGGAATTTAAAAAGcttaattttataatataatatggaaGAGGCTAGCAAATCATGCCTTTTGGTAAGCATGTGAAAAATCTTAATATATGGTAGTACTTAAATTATGAGGGACATATGCTTAATAGTAATACGATATACAAtacaaatttcatttaatttcgatatgaaaaacaaaaaacacaaatattcttACAATTCCTAATCTTTTAACTAAAACACTCATTGTCTAAAGACCGTGTTTCAGTGTTAATGGCGTTGGTGCCAAACTTTATGCCACTTCTCAGCATGGCATTCATGGATCTCTAGAGAAAACACCTACCAATTTGAAAGAGTTTCCGTGAACACAGTGTGGTTTTCTGTATCATCCAAAAACATTATAATGCACTACAAATTTCATTTAAAGAGACAAGCTTCTATTAAATAGGAAGTTGGATTTTCAAGCATGTAAAAAATAAGAAAGGCCAGTaaaggaataaaaagaaatagaaatgatTACCAGGAATTTAAATGTAATCATCTGCCACCTCCCAAGACTATGGCTGGCCATGCGCGCATTACCTCCTGCTTCTACTAAGGTTATGAAATGTAAATGATACCCTGAATAACATGGCCTTCAGTTTTGTTACTAAAGTAAATGATGTCCATATTTAAAAAGGGACTAGTTAAACATATTGGGCACAGCTAAAAATTATGTGAACATCACATAGGTACGGTCACCATAAATACGTatctgaaaacaaaacatttgtgcCAAACTTATCATAGGGTATTATGATTGTAAAGTATTTTGTTCAGgaaccaacaaataaataaataaaaaaaggcagaCTAAGACTACTCTTTCCTGTGAAGTGTCATTATATTCTTTCTGCATCTGTGGCTACATAAGTACTCTTCAAAGCAAACCCAGTAACAAGGTGATATAAAAACCATAACGCACTTTAGAGATTAATACTGTTCTGTCctattataatatttttctgaAGTAATGAAAATTTCTAATTGCTTTACCAAATTGCTTGTTTCAGATGCACAACACTCACTGCATTTGTTCGATCAAAGAATGAAAAACTAAATGGTACGAGTTTGTCATAGTAGAGAAATGCTTCTAGGCATAATTTTCAAAGACAAAATTTTAGGAAGCACATGCAACTTATGTAAATCcctaaaagagaaaataaaaaagtacttgAAATTTGGGTGATTGCAACACCACCCCGATTTAGCCACTCAGCATAAATGTACCTCCCTGCATAATAATCATCATCTCCACATTTCTACCGTAACTTCAAATGTAACACCATCATCATGgctatttttatacagtaattaaaatttTGTGAGCACCCTCAAATTGCAGTCTAGTTGCTTGTTATTTTTGACACCTGGCATTCAGTTGATGAAGTGGATAGAATTAGTACTCCATTAGTCAACTACAAGATTAGCTtgggaaaaaaatactaaacaatTGGACAGTTTACATTCACAGCGATGATGTGCAGTTGGGCGAGTTTCAGACTACCATTTTCAAGCCAACTGAACGCCAAGctcatgtctgtctgtatgtgctCTGTGCACAGCAGTGGAGAGTTTCATCAAGACAGCCCTCACACTAGTATGGCGAAATGAGCTAAATGAGTGGATTAACTTCAGATCACACAgataataatgatttaaaaaaaaataaaataacatagagAGGCCATCACAAAACCCAGACCTTTGGCAATACATTGAATTGTCTTCATGAAAGAACATACGTCTTTGagaattcagttttttaattattttatatttagttttattgTGTCTCTCACTTTGTCTTCTCCTGGTAAATATCTGTACTGAAAGATTGATGGAATGAgtaatattttgctgtttttttacttATAAAGGAAAAAATCAGTGTATTACATTAATTGCACAAACAATGAACATAGCTACAGACATCTCACTTCCCTAtaggtttttatttaatttaattattattttttaaatattttgccacCACACATGGACATACAGCTTATACCTCTTCAGCAGTTTCATGACAATGCCACATTGGGGTTGGATTTTACGTTTGACCGtgcacccccccaccccaccccctagGTCCcccaaatatattttatgacactTCTGGAAGATTGATTGTAGACAGAATTATGATGTAATCTCTTACCCCAATCAATTCCTGACTATGCACATACACATGTCTGAAAATGGCACATTTTTTAATCTGGGGCTAAGcattaaaaatgctgaatgatCTTGTTTTTCATAACACAAACCACAAAAAAGTAGCTAAGAGTAGGGGAtcacttaaaaaaattaataagaaagaaaagacaagaaaaaataatGGTATAATGTGCACCCATTATATATTTCATTGACCTTGGCAACAATAAGACTTCACCTGCATTAACAGACTCATTTGCTAAAGTCATCTCACTGTTCTTAATTTACACCTCTCCATTCCCAGCTTTTGCTTGGTATTTATGTATCATAAACTTCACAGTTGCTGTTGTTGTCCGCTTGTGTCATTCTACTGCTGTAAAGAAGTCAATTCATTCTTTATACAAAACCGTCTATACTTAGCTCTCTGTTAATATCATCATCGTCCCTGCCAGCCTTTGTCACAGCATTGCAGCGTGAAAACAAACCAATACCTTCTTCATTATGTTCCATCCTTTGCTCTTGAtaaatattatcattattgtccTTATTAGGTTTTGTCAGTTAAATTtacaaatgaatgtgtttttggCCCTTTGTAACAAATGAAGCAACATAATGGTATCTCTAGATCTACTGACGAGAcacttgtttattattgatttgcttcatttttcaGAATACTTCAAAGCATGCAGGTAAACATCCAAATACAAATGAGGCTATTTGAAGATTCTTCTTAAGCAAAACTAATTCTTAACATTActtgattttgctttttcttcactATTATAAACATAATGCTGCATAGTGATGTAagataataaagtaaaaacactcTTTATCCTTTAGCATTTGCTATATGCCCTTTTCTACTGGGTGGCACTTTCAAAAGTTGGGGCAGTAAATAAAGACATTTCTTTTTGTGTCAGtggcaaaagaaaatatttaacaatatagtatttacagtatgtttatatgTCCTATAtcatgcctttcctatctatctatctatctatctatctatctatctatctatctatctatctatctatctatctatctatctatctatctatctatctatctatctatctatctatctatctatctatctacatttattCAACAGAGAAGTCTTTCTGAACTCTCTAAATTTTGCCCAACAGTTTTTGACACTTGATAATTTCAGCGCCTACATGATAACGTGAAACGAAGTATACTACTTCTAAATAATGGACCAAGGCCAGCATCTATCAGCATTTAGTTTTCTGTCTAAGTATTTCTACATTATTTTTGTGCAGCACTGGTTCAAAGCTAAATTAACGTCTTCTCTACAATATTTTTGCACATATGGACCCTTCATGTATAAAGCAGAAGCTCCGAAAAAAGCAGCTGCAAACCCATTTTAAATGTCTGATACAAAGACTTTCCGCAGCAATTTTCCACTCTGAACGAAAACAAATCACATCTTTGCCTATGGTTATAAATAAACTAACCCATGtacaacaggttttttttttcttaaacttgaTTCCATATGTTTTTAATGAGTGACTCTAATAAGTAAAATATGACTGAAATAAAACTTgaaatgaaattcattaaaagTTGCACATTTCTTCCAAATGTTCCAACGGGGGTAGAATTAAACAACAGAGATTTAAAGGAACATTTTACCAAAAAGTGCATGGCCCTATAAACACTCTGATATTCATTTAGAAAAGGGaagtaaaaggaaaataaataattgtgtgtAGACTGTCTGTCCAATGACAGTTACTGCAGTAGGTGAAGACGTTAAAAAATCTGTAAGCATTTTATGAAAGTCTTGATAAATTAGACTTCTAAGCATCTCTGTATTCACTGGATTTCCTGAGAGATTTGATTCTGATGCTTGATAAAAGATAGCTCCTTAGTCAGTATAATATTTGAACGCTACTGACCATCTGTTCTTGATCTAGCAGAACAAGAAACACTGAAGAATGAAGAGGATTACTGATGTGTCCATATTTCCGCTTTAGGCTGCTTGCATCTGGGTTTATATCAGAAACAACATAACAAAAATCAtcacaataatcagctgcataaATCAAGCTACACCAATTGCTATATAACATATTACtttgaaaaaattttaatgttagATGGCCAAGCATAATGGTCTACAAGATACTGTTTTTCTTAAgttgaattgttttatttaccCATAAAATCAAGGTTGCTGAATAGTAAACAATGTAGATTTGCACACTTATAAaacgtgtgtatttttttttcgaCACTTGAGATTAGTTGTCACGTGATTTTATCAAACATATTTATATAATCAAGGTAAATACTTCATAGTTtaacgaattattattattcaaccaCTCCTGAATTAAGAGTATAAACTTTGATCCATTTGCAAGGCGTCTTAATCTTGATCGACATGTCCAGTTTCGAACCCGGTAAAATCCCATGGGGTGACAGCCACTTTGaaaaaagttcaatattttttTGATGACTTCTCTAAAGCCTAAGattcattcaaaaaacaaaatcagcattGGACTAAAGTTGATACTGCACTTTAAAAAgcttcataaaaatataaacttttgGTACTGTAGACCCAACAGCTCAGACTTTGTATCATATAGGGAAGCACTGCtgaaaaattttttaaatcagtgttATAATTGTGGAGCTGTGTCATGTTGCACATTGCTCTTTGCAttactattttatattttgcttgctttttttttttttttaagactgtaTCTTTCAAAACTAAGCCTTACCAAAATTAAATTGGTTATTTATGATCCTGGGTGGATACAGTATAGAACAGCAGGATTTAGGAGCCACACCACTGCTAATATTCTTTTACAAGCAACTATGGACTTTACATTCAGACCAAACTACTTTCTGTCTGTGGAGAAAATTGGCTAACTTTTAATAGGTTTTTCCTATAATGCAAAGGCTTTCTCCTGAACGTGGACTGTAGGCTGATTGACCATTTTGAACTGGCCCAGTTGGTTTGTGCATTGTAACCTCTGTTTCTGGAACCAGATAAGCTCCATGTGACCATTTATTAGATTAAATTGATTAACAAAATGAGTGGGTCTATACTGTAtttgggtttttaaaaaaaagagtctGACATAGAATTTCAGTCGCCAGCTCTATACTGaaatttactgatgctttatttacagttaggtttgtttattgttattattagtttcATTACCTGTAATAACGAATAACTCAAGTTCACATATTCAAGGGAAACTTCTGCTCACATATGAAAATAATATTGTAGAAAAACATCtgcaaaactattttaaaaatgtaagaatattagactaatttctacattaacattttcaaatgtttaggtcaatgtagaaattgtataaagaaaaaataatagctTTATCTGGTTATTATTGTCAAGTATTACTATTTGGTATCTAGTTACTAGGGTGATTCAAAACAAACCTAACAGATTCAAACTCTCCAGTAGGcatgttttattctttatcatatttataacaATCACACAAAATTTTAACAAAGATAAACAACATTTAGAGGTCTCTCCATTTGGTAGTCTTTACATCGTCTCACATAAATAGCAGATAACTGTTCCACACTTGTAGGTCTACAACATCAGCACTGTCTTTGATGAAGTTGGAGTATTCCTACAATGGTTTGTAACCAACCAACAACTAAACAGTTTTAGTTTCTTGTCCTTTGTCAGAATGTCATTGTACTTTTCAATGAGACTTATTCCTCTATCAGCTACATCATTCACTACTGTCATGTGTGCCGGCAGTTCAAAAAATTCATTGAAGATCGGATCATCTGCCCaattttctggtgtttttttgAGAAACGACTAAGACCTTTCTTTGCTATTTTCCATAAGGACATCAAAGAAGGATATTATTCTTTCAGTTACCAGATCGTCCGACATCCACTGTTCAGATTCATTTGCTATCTTAAGACATCAAGGAATGTCTGTTAACAGTGGCTAATGCAGGCTTTGCACCATATTTCCCTTTGTTTGTGCTGAGACTGTGTCATCAAAAAGGCTTGAAACAAAAACTCCTTCTTACTACTAGAATGCTCTTAATATGCCTACTTAATAGTAGAATGTTTTGGAAACTTCCacttactactagaatgttctgggAACTCCAGCTTTCTATTAGACTgttgtttaaatttttattttttactctttattAAATCAATCAGCCAGTTAAAAACCGCATGCTAGAATACCTGTATGTATGCAGCAACAATACAGGTAAAATATTCAGAATGGAGTGACCTATATATGTTTCACATTCAGGTCAAAATTTCACAGGTAAAAAAGCTATCTCTACTGGAAAAAAATAAGCCTTGTGAAGAAATGATTGTATAAAAGTCAACTGTTTGCACTGGTCTGTGGAACACCCTAAAATAAATATGCTCAAAAAAAGAACAGGAAAGAAGGTTAGAAACACATCATCTGGACTGCGTGGCCTTCACTTACCCcactgtgatatatatatatatatatatatatatatatatatatatatatacacacac from Erpetoichthys calabaricus chromosome 9, fErpCal1.3, whole genome shotgun sequence carries:
- the tshz3b gene encoding teashirt homolog 3b, with translation MPRRKQQAPRRAAAYVPDELKAAALVDEDVDPDELAVDEEPPVKFMCAEKEFPKDKQSYQDSPVAEFSSHEMDSESHLSEASDRMSDFESASVKNEEEIKETPVQNEETSVPDSLEQMKAIYNSFLTNSYWSTLNLNLSQTSNEKPQGSSSSSSSSSSSSCGGSSFDWHQSAIAKTLQQVSQNRLHPEPSLFSTVQLYRQSNKLYGSIFTGASKFRCKDCSAAYDTLVELTVHMNETGHYRDDNHETDNNNPKRWSKPRKRSLLEMEGKEDAQKVLKCMYCGHSFESLQDLSVHMIKTKHYQKVPLKEPVTPVAAKIISSTRKRAPIELDLPSSPDSSAGTPKPSLSDPNDVFQKASNPYITPNNRYGHQNGASYAWQFESRKSQILKCMECGSSHDTLQELTAHMMVTGHFIKVTNSAIKKGKPIVEVPITPVAVTPVEEKVQSVPLAATTFTPPAATPSSISPKLCVEIKKEEKEEDCSVEKSKEKDKQDEEEEKFDVSSKYNYLTEEDLEESPKGGFDILKSLENTVTSAINKAQNGAPSWGGYPSIHAAYQLPNIMKLSLGSSGKSSPLKCLFTGSELLSPTKSQPLVSPPSSQNSPLPKNNFHAMEELVKKVTEKVAKVEEKMKEPEVKSSPLRGMTPSPCSSEPGDRITCDSPNETCAKSPESVIGKHKDMNTEISTKDSVENGTEPVKMTAVSLCNSTAIITDHPPEQPFVNPLSALQSVMNVHLGKAAKPSLPALDPMSMLFKMSNSLAEKAAVATPPMQTKKNEHLDRYFYHVNNDQPIDLTKGKSDKSCSLGSALLSSTSTSSASPSSAVTTAKTSAVMSFMSNSPLRENALSDISDMLRNLTESHTSKSSTPTSLSEKSDVDGTIIEEPEEVSPAQKRKGRQSNWNPQHLLILQAQFAASLRQTSDGKYIMSDLSPQERMHISRFTGLSMTTISHWLANVKYQLRRTGGTKFLKNLDSGHPVFFCNDCASQIRTPSTYINHLESHLGFRLRDLSKLSSDQINSQITQTKSHSEKLITAASSPEEESGTSYQCKLCNRTFASKHAVKLHLSKTHGKSPEDHLMYVCELEKQ